The Muricauda sp. SCSIO 65647 genome includes a region encoding these proteins:
- the nusG gene encoding transcription termination/antitermination protein NusG, which translates to MSEVLEKKWYVVRAVSGQENKIKGYIESEVERQGLGDYLEEVLVPTEKVVQIRNGKKINKERTYFPGYIMIKANLGGEMVHVIKSITNVIGFLGETKGGDPVPLRKAEVNRMLGKVDELAVNTDNVAIPFVLGETVKVIDGPFNGFNGTVEKINEEKRKLEVMVKIFGRKTPLELSYMQVEKV; encoded by the coding sequence ATGTCTGAGGTATTGGAGAAAAAATGGTATGTCGTTCGTGCCGTCAGCGGCCAAGAGAACAAAATCAAGGGCTATATCGAAAGCGAGGTGGAGCGACAGGGTCTTGGCGATTATCTAGAAGAAGTTTTGGTGCCGACCGAAAAGGTCGTGCAGATCAGGAACGGAAAGAAAATCAATAAAGAGCGTACCTATTTTCCCGGATATATCATGATTAAGGCCAATCTTGGCGGTGAGATGGTCCATGTCATCAAATCGATTACCAATGTAATCGGTTTCTTGGGTGAGACCAAGGGCGGTGATCCCGTGCCATTGCGCAAGGCAGAGGTGAACAGAATGTTGGGCAAAGTAGATGAATTGGCCGTGAACACAGACAATGTGGCCATACCATTTGTTTTGGGTGAAACCGTGAAGGTCATCGACGGCCCCTTCAACGGATTTAATGGAACCGTTGAAAAAATCAATGAAGAAAAGCGCAAGCTTGAGGTAATGGTCAAGATTTTCGGTAGAAAGACACCATTGGAACTCAGCTATATGCAAGTAGAAAAAGTATAA
- the secE gene encoding preprotein translocase subunit SecE: MFTYVKESWEELKNNVTWLNREEASNLMVIVAVFSIIFALATWGVDTLFSKLIALYFEKLIG, translated from the coding sequence ATGTTCACTTACGTAAAGGAATCTTGGGAAGAGTTGAAAAACAATGTTACCTGGCTGAATCGGGAAGAAGCATCGAACCTAATGGTCATCGTTGCAGTTTTCTCAATAATTTTTGCGTTGGCGACCTGGGGTGTCGATACCCTTTTCAGTAAGTTGATCGCGTTGTACTTTGAAAAATTAATAGGATAG
- the tuf gene encoding elongation factor Tu, translated as MAKETFDRSKPHLNIGTIGHVDHGKTTLTAAITTVLANEGLSETRSFDSIDNAPEEKERGITINTSHVEYQTASRHYAHVDCPGHADYVKNMVTGAAQMDGAILVVAATDGPMPQTREHILLGRQVGIPRIVVFLNKVDMVDDDELLELVEMEVRELLSFYEYDGDNGPVIAGSALGALNGEEKWVSTVKELMDAVDTWIELPKRDVDKDFLMPIEDVFTITGRGTVATGRIETGVAKTGDPVDIIGMGAEKLTSTITGVEMFRKILDRGEAGDNVGILLRGIEKTDIKRGMVICKPGSVTPHAKFKAEVYILKKEEGGRHTPFHNNYRPQFYVRTTDVTGNIVLPDGVEMVMPGDNLTITVDLIQPIALNVGLRFAIREGGRTVGAGQVTEILD; from the coding sequence ATGGCAAAGGAAACTTTCGATCGTTCCAAACCACACTTAAATATTGGTACCATTGGACACGTAGATCACGGTAAGACCACATTGACTGCTGCTATCACAACAGTTTTGGCCAATGAAGGTCTTTCTGAAACTAGAAGCTTTGATTCTATTGACAATGCCCCTGAAGAAAAAGAAAGGGGTATTACCATCAACACATCACACGTTGAGTACCAAACGGCAAGCAGACACTATGCACACGTTGACTGTCCTGGTCACGCCGATTACGTGAAGAACATGGTAACGGGTGCTGCCCAGATGGATGGCGCCATTTTGGTTGTTGCCGCTACCGATGGGCCTATGCCACAAACGCGTGAGCACATTCTTTTGGGCCGTCAGGTAGGTATTCCGAGAATCGTTGTGTTCTTGAACAAGGTCGATATGGTCGACGACGACGAGCTTTTAGAACTTGTAGAAATGGAAGTAAGGGAATTGCTTTCTTTCTATGAGTACGATGGTGACAACGGACCCGTTATCGCTGGCTCTGCATTGGGTGCCTTGAACGGTGAAGAAAAATGGGTGAGCACTGTAAAAGAATTGATGGATGCCGTAGATACTTGGATCGAGCTTCCTAAAAGGGATGTTGATAAAGACTTCTTGATGCCCATCGAAGATGTTTTCACCATTACGGGTCGTGGTACGGTTGCAACAGGTCGTATAGAGACCGGTGTGGCCAAGACCGGTGACCCTGTTGACATCATCGGTATGGGTGCTGAGAAATTAACTTCGACCATTACAGGTGTTGAGATGTTCCGTAAGATTTTGGATAGGGGCGAGGCTGGTGATAACGTAGGTATCTTGTTGAGAGGTATCGAAAAGACCGATATCAAAAGGGGTATGGTAATCTGCAAGCCAGGTTCTGTAACTCCTCACGCCAAGTTCAAAGCTGAGGTGTATATCCTCAAGAAAGAAGAAGGTGGTCGTCACACTCCGTTCCACAACAACTACCGTCCCCAGTTCTACGTTCGTACGACTGACGTAACCGGTAATATTGTATTGCCTGACGGAGTCGAGATGGTAATGCCTGGTGACAACTTGACCATTACTGTTGACTTGATTCAGCCAATCGCATTGAATGTAGGGCTACGTTTCGCTATCCGTGAAGGAGGTAGAACCGTAGGTGCGGGTCAGGTAACTGAAATTTTAGATTAA
- the hpf gene encoding ribosome hibernation-promoting factor, HPF/YfiA family, whose protein sequence is MKVNAQSVNFVADQKLLGFVQERMDKLDLFYDKVISSDVYLKVENTSAKENKIVEIKVHVPRDRFIVKKQCKSFEEAVDSACSSLERKLVKRKEKMRAKA, encoded by the coding sequence ATGAAGGTAAATGCACAATCTGTGAATTTTGTAGCCGACCAAAAGTTATTGGGATTTGTTCAAGAAAGAATGGACAAATTGGATTTATTTTATGACAAGGTCATAAGCTCAGATGTATACCTCAAGGTCGAGAATACCAGTGCCAAGGAAAACAAAATTGTAGAGATTAAAGTGCATGTGCCCCGAGATCGTTTTATTGTCAAAAAACAGTGTAAGTCGTTTGAAGAAGCGGTCGATTCGGCTTGCAGTTCTTTAGAGCGTAAACTCGTAAAAAGAAAGGAAAAAATGAGGGCTAAGGCCTAG
- a CDS encoding tyrosine-type recombinase/integrase, translated as MSITSFVQHLSKEKNYSAHTVNAYQKDIGSFADFCKHEFGIDGLEQVQYPIIRNWIVKLVDEGLTNRSVNRKIASLKAYYRFLQKTGILVASPLAKHKALKTNKKIEIPFSEGEMQNMFSQIPFENDLEGTRDRLMIELLYTTGIRRAELVNLQLTDIDTEQQIIKVFGKRSKERIIPLLKSTVIFLNEYLARRNALEVIHDSNALFLTKAGHKIYENLVYRIINKYLSLVSPKLKKSPHVLRHTFATHLLNNGADLNSVKELLGHSSLASTQVYTHNSITELKKVHLSAHPRNKKQ; from the coding sequence ATGTCGATAACTTCATTCGTACAGCATCTCTCAAAAGAGAAAAACTATTCGGCACACACCGTCAATGCCTATCAAAAAGATATTGGTTCTTTTGCCGATTTCTGCAAACATGAATTTGGGATTGATGGTCTCGAGCAGGTACAATACCCTATTATAAGAAATTGGATCGTCAAATTGGTCGATGAAGGGCTGACCAACAGAAGTGTCAACCGAAAGATAGCCTCCCTTAAGGCCTACTACAGGTTTTTGCAGAAAACGGGTATTCTGGTCGCTTCACCATTGGCCAAGCACAAGGCGCTGAAAACAAATAAAAAGATTGAGATTCCGTTTTCAGAAGGTGAAATGCAGAACATGTTCTCGCAGATCCCATTTGAAAATGATCTCGAAGGTACCCGAGACAGATTGATGATCGAATTGCTCTACACCACAGGGATCAGAAGGGCAGAGTTGGTCAATCTGCAGCTTACCGATATTGATACCGAACAACAGATAATAAAGGTCTTTGGCAAAAGAAGCAAAGAACGCATCATACCCTTGCTCAAGAGTACGGTTATCTTTTTAAACGAATATCTCGCACGGCGAAATGCCCTCGAAGTCATACACGATTCCAACGCATTGTTTCTGACAAAAGCGGGTCACAAAATATATGAAAATCTTGTATATAGGATTATAAATAAGTATCTTAGTTTAGTGTCTCCAAAGCTCAAAAAGAGTCCTCATGTGCTGCGGCACACCTTTGCGACACATCTTTTGAACAATGGGGCAGATTTGAACTCGGTAAAAGAACTGTTGGGCCATTCGAGTTTGGCCTCGACACAGGTTTATACACATAATAGCATAACCGAGCTAAAGAAAGTGCACCTCTCTGCACATCCTAGAAACAAGAAACAGTAG
- the rpsU gene encoding 30S ribosomal protein S21 produces MLIIPVKEGENIDRALKRFKRKFDKTGVMRQLRRRQQFTKPSVKRRAEVQKAQYIQHLKEKEEL; encoded by the coding sequence ATGTTAATAATACCGGTAAAAGAAGGAGAAAACATCGATAGGGCCTTGAAGAGATTCAAGCGAAAGTTTGATAAAACTGGGGTCATGCGACAGCTTCGTCGGAGACAGCAGTTTACAAAACCATCTGTAAAGCGCAGGGCCGAAGTACAAAAGGCCCAGTATATTCAGCACTTGAAAGAGAAAGAAGAACTGTAG
- a CDS encoding acyl-CoA dehydrogenase family protein, whose amino-acid sequence MITETLSSTNFDYSETQKMVAGSAKGFAEQHIRPHIMEWDEAQTFPVALFKKAGEMGFMGVLVPEILGGSGLGYHEYVAIIEEISKVDPSIGLSVAAHNSLCTNHILSFANDEQKQRWIPKLATAEWLGAWGLTEHNTGSDAGGMNTTAIKDGNHWVLNGAKNFITHGISGDIAVVVARTGEKGDSRGMSAFVVEKGTPGFTSGKKEDKLGMRASETAELILSDCRIPDANLLGKVGDGFIQSMKVLDGGRISIGALSLGIAKGAYEAALKYSKERVQFGKPISEFQGISFKLADMATEIEAAELLLHKAAFVKNQGRPVTKLSAMAKMYASELCVKVANEAVQIHGGYGYTKDFPVEKFYRDAKLCTIGEGTSEIQKVVISKNILK is encoded by the coding sequence ATGATTACTGAAACATTGTCTTCAACCAACTTTGATTACTCAGAAACCCAAAAAATGGTAGCAGGATCTGCCAAAGGGTTCGCTGAGCAACATATCAGGCCACATATCATGGAGTGGGATGAGGCACAGACCTTTCCTGTCGCGCTTTTTAAAAAAGCCGGTGAAATGGGTTTCATGGGGGTTTTGGTCCCAGAAATATTGGGAGGCTCTGGTTTGGGCTATCATGAATATGTAGCCATAATTGAAGAAATTTCAAAAGTTGATCCCTCCATTGGTCTTTCTGTGGCCGCGCATAATTCTTTATGTACCAATCATATACTCTCATTTGCCAATGATGAGCAAAAACAGCGATGGATTCCCAAATTGGCAACGGCAGAGTGGTTGGGTGCTTGGGGATTGACAGAGCACAATACTGGCTCAGACGCCGGGGGCATGAACACCACGGCGATCAAAGATGGCAACCATTGGGTCTTGAACGGTGCGAAAAATTTTATAACCCATGGCATAAGTGGTGATATTGCCGTAGTTGTGGCCAGAACGGGCGAAAAGGGTGATAGCCGGGGCATGAGTGCTTTTGTTGTTGAAAAGGGCACTCCAGGGTTTACCAGTGGAAAAAAAGAAGACAAGCTGGGCATGCGTGCCAGTGAAACGGCTGAATTGATTTTATCTGATTGCCGCATACCAGATGCCAACCTATTGGGAAAAGTAGGAGATGGCTTCATACAATCCATGAAGGTATTGGATGGTGGGCGTATCTCTATCGGAGCCTTGTCACTAGGCATTGCTAAAGGAGCTTATGAAGCAGCACTAAAGTATTCAAAAGAAAGGGTGCAGTTCGGCAAACCCATCAGTGAATTTCAAGGTATTTCCTTTAAACTTGCTGATATGGCCACCGAAATAGAGGCAGCTGAACTTTTATTGCACAAAGCCGCCTTTGTCAAGAATCAGGGAAGGCCGGTCACTAAGTTGAGTGCCATGGCCAAAATGTACGCTTCAGAGTTGTGTGTCAAGGTGGCGAACGAAGCTGTTCAGATTCATGGTGGATACGGCTATACGAAAGATTTTCCCGTTGAAAAATTCTATAGGGATGCCAAACTTTGCACCATTGGCGAGGGTACATCTGAGATACAGAAAGTGGTCATATCAAAAAATATTTTGAAGTAA
- a CDS encoding helix-hairpin-helix domain-containing protein has translation MKKFRSHFRFSRQERSGIFFLLLLIIVLQTIYLFLENRYLQKRYPDFAIDTLAQKRIDNIKSVLLTKDSIRIQRFNPNFISDHRGYVLGMSVDEIDRLHNYRAQDKWINSVEGFQKVTQVSDSLLAAISPYFKFPEWASRQRSQNSGTRQGLISAPIADLNAATAEDLKTIYGIGDKLSARIIKFRNRLGGFLVNGQLNDVYGLEKDVAKRVFEHFQVLNPPPIKKININTATKDEMVGLVYIGYDLADEIITYRQKNGRIDSFDDLAAIQGFPSEKIDRIKLYLSL, from the coding sequence TTGAAAAAATTTAGATCTCACTTTAGGTTCAGCAGACAAGAACGAAGTGGGATTTTCTTTTTGCTGCTCCTCATCATAGTGCTGCAAACCATCTATCTATTCCTTGAAAATCGGTATTTGCAAAAAAGGTATCCTGATTTTGCGATTGACACCCTTGCCCAAAAACGTATCGATAATATCAAGTCGGTTCTTTTAACCAAAGATTCGATCAGGATACAAAGGTTCAACCCCAATTTCATTTCTGATCATAGGGGATATGTTTTAGGAATGTCGGTTGATGAAATCGACAGGCTGCACAACTATCGCGCCCAAGACAAGTGGATAAATTCAGTTGAGGGATTTCAAAAGGTCACCCAAGTTTCTGATTCACTTTTGGCGGCCATCTCGCCATACTTTAAATTTCCCGAATGGGCGTCAAGGCAAAGAAGTCAAAATTCAGGTACCCGACAAGGCCTGATATCGGCGCCAATTGCAGATTTAAATGCTGCCACGGCAGAAGACCTGAAGACCATATATGGCATTGGCGACAAGCTATCAGCTAGAATAATCAAGTTCAGAAACCGTTTGGGCGGTTTTTTGGTCAATGGGCAACTGAATGATGTGTATGGGCTGGAGAAAGATGTTGCCAAAAGGGTATTTGAACATTTTCAGGTACTGAATCCACCCCCGATCAAAAAAATAAATATCAATACTGCCACGAAAGATGAAATGGTGGGTTTGGTGTATATCGGTTATGACCTTGCAGACGAAATCATTACTTACAGACAAAAGAACGGTAGAATCGATTCCTTTGACGATTTGGCTGCTATACAAGGCTTTCCGAGCGAAAAGATTGATAGAATTAAGTTATATTTGTCCCTGTAA
- a CDS encoding alanine/glycine:cation symporter family protein: MKQRLLAFFALIFPLLTFSQETAEMGLDDRINAWFQPITAVWESIVFWQVPGTGIPLVVIILVLGAVFFTLYFGFVNIRRFPLAINTVRGKYDEIELPEGHGVERAEVNIVEGDLPDTIRDESKEGEVSHFQALATAVSGTVGLGNIAGVALAIAIGGPGATFWMIICGLLSMSTKFVECTLGVKYRDVDENGVVHGGPMYYLSRGLKERGFTGLGKALAVIFAILCVGASFGGGNAFQANQAAEQMADMMNLTGGSTGFLFGLMFAAIVGVVIIGGIKRIASVTEKIVPFMAVIYALACLIVIFANFSYIDDAFALIIKGAFTPEAGLGGLFGVLIVGFRRAVFSNEAGAGSAAIAHSAVKTKYPASEGVVALLEPFIDTVVICTMTALVIIFYNSGGVFEYGGDGAGNVLVDGAQIGGVNLTSMAFESVIPWFPYVLTLAVFLFAISTMVSWSYYGLQSWKFLFGRGRATDLTYKVLFIVFTVIGASASLGAVFAFSDAMILALVFPNMIGLLLLFPRVKEEMNKYLSAIKSMKKQEG; the protein is encoded by the coding sequence ATGAAGCAACGTCTTCTAGCTTTTTTCGCTCTTATTTTTCCACTACTTACATTTTCACAAGAAACGGCAGAAATGGGCCTTGATGATAGGATCAATGCTTGGTTTCAACCCATTACGGCCGTTTGGGAAAGTATAGTTTTTTGGCAAGTGCCCGGCACAGGTATTCCGCTTGTGGTGATTATTCTTGTTTTGGGCGCGGTCTTTTTCACCTTGTATTTCGGTTTTGTGAATATCAGAAGGTTTCCATTGGCCATTAACACGGTAAGGGGAAAATATGATGAGATTGAGTTGCCAGAGGGCCATGGGGTTGAAAGGGCCGAAGTAAATATTGTCGAAGGCGATTTGCCCGACACCATTCGCGATGAGAGTAAAGAGGGTGAAGTGAGCCATTTTCAGGCCCTTGCCACGGCGGTTTCGGGTACGGTTGGTTTGGGAAATATCGCTGGGGTAGCCTTGGCCATTGCGATAGGCGGACCAGGTGCGACTTTTTGGATGATAATTTGCGGGTTGTTGAGCATGTCGACAAAATTTGTAGAGTGTACCCTGGGCGTCAAGTATAGGGATGTTGACGAAAACGGGGTAGTGCATGGGGGCCCAATGTACTATTTGTCACGAGGGTTAAAGGAGCGTGGCTTTACAGGATTGGGCAAGGCTTTGGCCGTGATTTTTGCCATTCTATGTGTGGGCGCCTCATTTGGCGGGGGCAACGCTTTTCAAGCCAATCAGGCCGCTGAACAAATGGCCGATATGATGAACCTTACAGGAGGTTCAACCGGTTTTCTCTTTGGATTGATGTTTGCGGCAATCGTTGGGGTAGTGATAATAGGCGGAATCAAAAGGATAGCCTCGGTTACCGAAAAAATAGTACCGTTTATGGCAGTTATATACGCCCTTGCCTGCCTGATCGTCATTTTTGCAAATTTTTCATATATAGATGATGCATTCGCGCTCATAATCAAAGGAGCTTTTACGCCTGAAGCTGGGCTCGGCGGTTTGTTCGGTGTTTTGATAGTGGGCTTCAGAAGGGCCGTTTTCTCAAATGAAGCCGGTGCCGGATCGGCAGCGATCGCACACTCGGCCGTAAAAACAAAGTATCCGGCAAGTGAAGGGGTCGTGGCACTCTTAGAACCTTTCATCGATACCGTTGTTATTTGTACTATGACGGCTTTGGTCATCATATTCTATAACAGCGGAGGTGTTTTTGAGTACGGTGGTGATGGTGCTGGTAATGTTCTGGTCGATGGAGCGCAGATCGGAGGTGTAAATTTGACATCTATGGCCTTTGAATCGGTGATTCCTTGGTTTCCCTACGTGTTGACCTTGGCCGTATTTCTGTTCGCTATTTCGACAATGGTATCGTGGTCATATTACGGTCTGCAATCTTGGAAATTCTTGTTCGGTAGGGGCAGGGCCACAGATTTGACCTATAAAGTACTGTTCATAGTGTTCACCGTTATCGGTGCTTCGGCTTCCCTAGGTGCGGTATTTGCGTTTTCAGACGCGATGATTTTGGCTTTGGTATTTCCAAATATGATCGGTCTGTTGTTACTGTTCCCAAGGGTAAAAGAAGAAATGAACAAGTATTTGAGCGCCATTAAGTCGATGAAGAAACAAGAAGGGTAA
- a CDS encoding potassium channel family protein — protein sequence MLRLFKSKIILAISLMLTILLAGMFGYHFLSGLSWLDAMYMTVITITTVGFTEVGPMPIQAKIFTVFLIMGSVFISAYAISVVTEYVLSRNSMQLLKKKRVRNMIKNLSGHVVICGFGRNGMQAANKLKAYKMPFVVIEKDKEVIERYENDVLFIEGDVNEDQVLLAAGVDRARYLITAVPDDAVNLFVVLSARQLNTNLFIISRASQVTSLKKLEFAGADKVIMPDKIGGDHMASLVVMPDLITFMDQLSVEGENTTNLEEVEIEDFTDQMDCKSIRDLDLRRKTGCTIIGYIDPEGKYLINPEADLELEPKGKVIVLGRPEQIRKLNEMFQIE from the coding sequence ATGCTGAGACTGTTTAAATCAAAAATAATTTTGGCCATTTCGTTGATGCTGACCATACTTCTTGCAGGTATGTTCGGCTATCATTTTCTTTCTGGCCTGTCTTGGCTGGATGCCATGTACATGACCGTAATCACGATTACCACTGTGGGGTTTACAGAGGTGGGCCCGATGCCCATTCAAGCCAAGATATTTACCGTATTTTTGATTATGGGCAGTGTATTCATCTCGGCTTATGCCATCTCGGTGGTCACCGAGTATGTGCTAAGCCGAAATTCAATGCAACTCCTAAAAAAGAAAAGGGTGAGAAACATGATTAAAAACCTTTCTGGCCATGTCGTTATTTGTGGATTTGGCAGAAATGGCATGCAGGCGGCCAATAAGCTAAAAGCCTATAAGATGCCTTTTGTGGTAATCGAAAAAGATAAAGAGGTCATCGAACGGTACGAGAATGATGTTCTGTTCATAGAGGGTGATGTCAATGAAGATCAGGTATTGTTGGCGGCCGGTGTTGATAGGGCCAGGTATTTGATTACAGCGGTTCCTGATGATGCCGTAAATCTTTTTGTGGTGCTTTCGGCCAGGCAGTTGAATACAAACTTGTTTATCATTAGCCGTGCTTCGCAGGTCACTTCTCTCAAAAAACTGGAATTCGCGGGTGCTGATAAGGTGATCATGCCCGATAAGATCGGAGGTGACCATATGGCATCTTTGGTGGTAATGCCCGACCTCATTACGTTCATGGACCAACTTTCTGTAGAGGGTGAGAATACCACCAATTTAGAAGAGGTAGAAATAGAGGACTTCACCGATCAGATGGATTGCAAATCGATTCGTGATCTCGATTTAAGGCGCAAGACTGGCTGTACCATTATCGGCTATATTGACCCTGAAGGCAAGTACCTCATCAATCCAGAGGCTGATTTGGAATTGGAACCCAAGGGAAAAGTCATAGTATTGGGCCGACCCGAACAGATTCGAAAGCTGAATGAGATGTTCCAGATCGAGTAG
- a CDS encoding PspC domain-containing protein has product MSWFYGILYYFQKRGFEVCERIAERLGIRARTVRTTFIYLTFVTLGFGFALYLFIAFWLKIKDLVYTKRTSVFDL; this is encoded by the coding sequence ATGAGCTGGTTTTATGGTATTCTATATTACTTTCAAAAAAGGGGGTTTGAAGTATGCGAACGTATAGCAGAGCGTTTGGGCATAAGGGCAAGAACCGTTCGTACTACTTTTATATACCTCACTTTTGTCACGCTGGGTTTTGGCTTCGCCCTATATTTGTTCATTGCTTTTTGGCTCAAAATAAAAGACTTGGTGTACACCAAAAGAACTTCTGTCTTTGATCTATAA
- a CDS encoding DUF2851 family protein, translating into MREDVLHFVWKYQKFPIRSLQTTNGKPIVITKTGIHNHGEGPDFFNARLEIGSQEWAGNVEIHLKSSDWYAHGHESDRNYDNVILHVVWEDDVSVFRKDGTEIPTLELKNYLSVDLLNSYKKLFQNSKKTFINCERDFGEIDGFLLENWFERLFFERLQQKSNVVFELLEHSKNDWEKVLFCLLMKNFGLNTNGQTFFTASQALDFSIIRKISHDPQLLEALFFGMLGLLQHEVQDEYLTRLRTEFDFLKTKFGLQARVAQKPTFFGLRPNNFPTIRLPQLAAVYHKRANLFNEVIQLKRLQDFYGVFDVSASAYWEEHYTFGKLSKKSTKKLTKSFVELLVLNTIVPIKFCYAKKMGRAVHEELIELASNVKAEKNSIIEKFDYIGQHTENAWQSQAKIQLYNAYCAKNRCLQCAVGADLLSRNL; encoded by the coding sequence ATGCGTGAAGATGTACTTCATTTCGTCTGGAAATATCAAAAGTTTCCGATACGATCACTTCAAACCACCAATGGCAAACCTATTGTCATCACTAAGACAGGAATCCACAATCATGGTGAAGGCCCTGACTTTTTCAATGCACGGCTTGAAATAGGGAGCCAAGAATGGGCAGGCAATGTCGAAATTCATTTGAAATCTTCAGATTGGTATGCCCATGGGCATGAGAGCGATAGAAATTACGACAATGTCATCTTGCATGTAGTCTGGGAAGATGATGTCTCGGTCTTCAGAAAAGATGGCACTGAGATACCCACCCTTGAACTGAAGAACTATCTTTCCGTTGATTTGCTGAATAGCTATAAAAAGCTTTTTCAAAATTCAAAGAAAACGTTCATCAATTGTGAGCGCGATTTTGGTGAAATTGATGGTTTTCTTCTTGAAAACTGGTTTGAAAGACTCTTTTTTGAACGGTTGCAGCAAAAATCAAACGTGGTATTTGAATTGCTCGAACACTCAAAGAACGATTGGGAAAAGGTCTTGTTCTGTCTTTTGATGAAAAATTTTGGTCTGAACACCAATGGTCAGACTTTTTTTACTGCGTCACAAGCGTTGGATTTTTCGATTATCAGAAAAATAAGTCATGACCCACAACTGCTTGAAGCCCTATTTTTTGGTATGTTGGGTTTGTTGCAACATGAAGTGCAGGATGAATATTTGACCCGACTCAGAACAGAATTCGACTTTCTGAAAACTAAATTTGGCTTACAAGCGAGGGTCGCCCAAAAGCCGACATTTTTTGGTCTGAGACCCAATAATTTCCCGACCATTCGCCTGCCGCAGCTTGCGGCGGTCTATCACAAAAGGGCAAATCTGTTCAATGAGGTCATTCAACTGAAAAGGCTTCAAGACTTTTATGGAGTTTTTGATGTATCTGCCAGTGCGTACTGGGAAGAACATTACACTTTTGGAAAGCTATCAAAAAAGAGCACAAAAAAACTGACCAAAAGCTTTGTGGAATTATTGGTGTTGAACACTATCGTTCCCATAAAATTCTGTTACGCCAAGAAAATGGGCAGGGCGGTACATGAAGAGCTTATTGAATTGGCTTCCAATGTAAAGGCTGAGAAAAACAGTATCATTGAGAAATTTGATTATATAGGCCAGCACACCGAAAATGCCTGGCAAAGTCAGGCGAAAATTCAACTTTACAATGCATATTGTGCCAAGAATCGTTGTTTGCAATGTGCAGTGGGCGCCGATTTATTGTCAAGAAATTTATAA
- a CDS encoding DinB family protein — MQPRSIILELKRNGTVFKDLLEDLPFEAQKWKPDVEKWCPLEIVCHLLDEEVEDFRARTQHVLETPDLPLKPIKPQRWPKDRNYLGQDFKLVLQNFLDERQKSVNWLQSLQDPKWEQTVDHPEVGPRSAKKFLINWLAHDYHHIRQINAIRYDYLKFRSGDDLAYAGNW; from the coding sequence ATGCAACCCCGGTCCATCATACTCGAACTTAAAAGAAACGGAACCGTTTTTAAGGATTTGTTGGAAGACCTTCCTTTTGAGGCCCAAAAGTGGAAGCCCGATGTAGAAAAATGGTGTCCGTTAGAAATCGTTTGCCATTTGTTGGATGAGGAAGTAGAAGATTTTAGGGCAAGAACCCAGCATGTGCTTGAAACCCCAGACCTGCCCCTTAAACCGATAAAACCCCAAAGGTGGCCAAAAGACCGTAATTATTTGGGTCAAGATTTCAAGTTGGTCTTGCAGAATTTTCTTGATGAACGGCAAAAATCAGTGAACTGGCTCCAATCATTACAAGACCCAAAATGGGAGCAGACCGTTGACCATCCTGAAGTGGGGCCGAGAAGCGCCAAAAAATTTTTGATAAATTGGTTGGCCCATGATTATCATCACATAAGGCAAATCAACGCCATTAGATATGATTATCTGAAATTCAGGTCAGGTGACGATTTGGCCTATGCTGGAAATTGGTGA
- a CDS encoding rhodanese-like domain-containing protein has translation MADLTQEEWAEQLASDDNAFILDVRTPEEVEEGYIPDATNIDIYLGQEFLDEVEKLDKSKNYYVYCRSGNRSGQACALMNQLGFENAYNLMGGFNEWEGEVIEP, from the coding sequence ATGGCAGATTTGACACAAGAAGAATGGGCCGAACAACTGGCCAGCGATGACAACGCTTTTATATTGGATGTACGCACCCCCGAAGAGGTTGAAGAGGGTTATATACCCGATGCCACCAATATAGACATATACTTGGGGCAAGAATTTTTAGATGAGGTCGAAAAGCTCGATAAGTCGAAAAACTATTATGTGTATTGCCGCTCTGGTAACCGAAGTGGCCAAGCTTGCGCTTTGATGAACCAATTGGGTTTTGAAAACGCCTATAATTTGATGGGCGGTTTCAATGAATGGGAAGGTGAAGTAATCGAGCCCTGA